The following nucleotide sequence is from Triticum dicoccoides isolate Atlit2015 ecotype Zavitan chromosome 7B, WEW_v2.0, whole genome shotgun sequence.
tatataaaggagggcagggggagggcagccgcaccccaagtcttggcgcctccctccccctgctacacctcgtcctcctcccgcagcatcttggcgaagccctgccggagttctgctgcatccaccaccacgccgtcgtgctgctagatcatcatcaacctctccttcccccttgctggatcaagacggaggagacgtcacgctgaccgtacgtgtgttgaacgtggaggtgtcgtccgttcggcgctaggatctccggtgataggatcacgacgagaacgactacctcaaccccgttcttttgaacgcttccgctcgcgatctacaaagtggtatgtagatgcatctctcccatgactcgttgcttagatgaactcatagatggatcttggtgaaaccataggaaaaattttattttctacaacgttccctaaCAGTTTGATCTGGATCCCTTTCGGATCTGGATGGTGGTTCCTCGAGCCGTCGTGTGCATCCTTTGTTCCGGCCCGGCAAGCGATCTCTGGACTAGGCACGCGACACGAGGACGTCGGGGGCTCTAGCCCTGGGCATGGAGGTGGTGGCCATCTTCTTCGCCGGAGGTGGTCGGCTAGATGGTTGTGGATTCTCGCATCCAGTCCCGGCGTAGAGTGGGGAGGCGAGGCTGCCGGTGAAAACCGTGCTATGGCTCGGGTCATGGCGGGCGATGGCGGCATTTTCGCGTCGTTATCTTGTTGAAGACATCGCCTCTGCAGCTTCTGGCGACTTGCTTGCGCTGTTCTGGGTGAAAACCTAGATCCGGAGTTTtcggatcggacgatggcggtgCTTTTGGCGTCGTTTTCCCTCATGGGGACATCGTTTTCTGAGCAGCGGCTGGATGCAGACCAGAGGACGGATTATTTGGTGGAGCGATGCGgcatctcactcattgatggcggcgggtCTCGACGGCATGGCGTTGTGGTGACTCTGCGTcctatgcgcggagatggactcgcgcaggagggtgacgcggtctggcgtcgtggtggcgtcgacggcagctagaccAGGCAAGGTAGATGtagcagtacagctctgaagatggattggtggcaggtggttgCGGCGGCCTCAGACCCGTtaggcgtcctggttgagaagtGCGTCGGACCGGTAGGTGGCCCATACCCGGCAggtgtcctggttgggacctcaggtcttagatggtaGGTTTGGTTGCGAGGTGTGTTTGGtactaggcccagactatcagcatcccttcatcacttggataggagtagcgacacttttgttgcctagacggtggcttcagtcttactgttgtatgactttgtatggtcttgtatgaataattaataaagtggctgcatgcatcgtccagatgcagaggccgggggtcctcctccatttcaaaaaaaaaaagcacTTTCGAAATTCAATTGGATAGGCAATATATAAGGTGAATACAGCGGGCCAGATTTGCATGTATCCGAATCTCCAAGAAATGGATGGCTTAGCCATGCACCGGATATCCCGGCATGGTAGAACATCATTTCTCCTTGGCGGCCCTGAACTCTGGGTGCAGGAGCCTGCCGatctcctcgtcatcgtcgtccaGCGGCCGTCCGGTGTCGTTCCTGACGCGCCGCACGGCCGTGGTGCCCAGCGACTCGTGCTGGAACCCGTAGAGGCCGAGTATCTGGTCGTCCGCGAAGTTGAGCGCGCGCTCCATGCCCTCACGGCACGCCACTGCATCATAGGTCGCGCCTGGCTCCCCGCACGGCTTGCACCCGACGAAGTGCGTCACCAGCGGCCACCGGTGGTCGCCGAGCCCCGGCCGCCACCTGCTCCGCATCTCCTCGTAGCGGCCCACGATCTCCTCCCAGAACCCGTGCAGGTGGTAGGCGCTCTCCAGGAACACCTTCTCCCCCCACCGGCCACGCTCCGTCGCCAGCAGGTACACCAGCGCCGACTGGTCGTCGGCCTCCCACGCCGCCCGGTTCGACAGCGCCTCCGCGAAGACCCTCCCGTACCGGTCGCGCACCGGGCCGCGCGGCCCCATGCGCGCCCACGTGTCCAGGAGGTCCAGCGACCACCGGCAGTTCCGGAGCACGAAGCTGCCGGTGTTGGCGCCGAGCCAGTTCCTGGCGCCGTACACCTCGCCGTCCCAGCCGTGGAGCACCATGTTGTGGCCGGCGTACCTGCCCCACGGCGGCTCGAACAGCATGTCGGTGAACACCGCGTCCGAGTCCACCCACCACAGCAGCTCCGCCTCCGGGTGCGCCACCATCAGCGCGCGCAGCAGCGGCAGCTTCGTCCAGAACCCCGTCATCTCGCCGTCCAGCACCGCGTTGCTGTAGAAGATGTCCAGCCCGTGCACGCGGCAGTAGTCCGCCTTGTTCTTGAACGCGCGGAGGAGCACGTGGTCGCCCTCCGCCTCCGTGCACCGGCGCGGCGACGACCCGGTGACCACGAGCACCCGGGGCCGCCCCGGCGCGACCATGGCCGGGAACCCAGGGTGCGCGGCCAGCCAGGCCGCTCTGCGGGCGTCGTAGTCGGCCACGTTCGGGCCGAGCGAGTACGGCCGGTCGCTCAGCTGGCGCAGCCGTTGCTCCTCCTCGCCGCGAACAGTCTGCACCACCACGGCCTCCGGCGGCTCCTTCGAATTCGTGGGCGGAGCGTCACGGGCGCCATTGAGGCAGGCGTACTCGATGCGGATGCGCGGGAGGTCGGCCGCGAACAAGAAGAGCGCGCATGAGCCGACGATGAACAAGACGATCGGAATGATGGGGACGGCGAACAGCAGCTTGCGCCGTGCTCGCCTCTCGGCCGCAGCTCGCTGTTCCTCCGCCATCGACTGCTGAGGACGGAAGAGGACGCACGCACGCGCTACATACACGGCTGCTCCTCTTAAGTCTTAACTACGTAGGCGGCTGGTGGGGAATTAATGGAGGACAAGCTAGCTATGGTGGCATTTCAAATTCACTCGCAGGTTGGTTGCGATGGTGGCGTCTCGACTTCACTCGCATGGTCGGCTGTATTTTCGCTTACAGGAGAGGAAAAGCAACCGTTTACCAGTTTGCCAGCTTCCACCCTCGGCCAACTCAAGCCATATAGTATAAAAATTTACAAATTGACGTGCATGGGGAACCAGAAATCTGCCACATCTAAGAAAAACAAAATGAAAATTGACAAAAATTATTAAAGAACCAAAGTTGCCATGGTCTAAAAATGACGGCAAAAATATAAAATTTCCATGGTTTTTACACCAAAAAAATTGCCATGGTCGGAACATAAAATTTGGCATGTTGAAAAGTAAAATTTACCAAGGTCAGAAAAAAATAAAGTTGACATGATCTAGAAAAAGAAATTTGCAATCGTACACGAATTAAACTTGACATGGTCTAAAAATAAAACGACCATGGTCAAACTAGTACAAAATGCCATGGTCCAATTTTTTTGCATGGTTGTAATATACAATTTTCCATGTTCAAAAAGGATTTTTCCATGGTTAGACAAAAAAAAGTTGACACATTTTATAAAAATAAATTGCCATCATACATGAAATAAATATGCCATGGTCTAAAAATAAAATGGCCACGGTCCAACTAGTAAGAAAATCCATGGTTTAATAAAAAGAAACTTGCCAAAGTCCCAATATAAATTTGTCATGGTCTTAATATAAAATTTTCTCTGGAAAAAATAATAAAATTTGCCATGGTCAGAAAAATAAAGTTGACATGATTAAAAAATGAAGCTTTCCATCATACACAAAGTAAAATTTCCATGGTGCATAAAGTAAAAAAGTCATGTTCCAACAAAAAAGTAAATTTGTCATGTTGGTAAAGAAGAGAAATGTGCCATGATACCCAACTAAAAAAACAATATGACAAGCCATATACAGTACAAATGCCAGGATGTGTATGGACCTACTTGCCATTGTGCTAAAAAAAAGACTCCACTACAAACTAAATTCGTGTACATGGCAAATTATGTTCTCCGAAGATGTCAAGTTTAGTTGGGGAACATGGCAAATCCGCCCCAGTTCATTTTTTGGTCAGAAAATTTCCGTGCTTACAAACTAAATTTGCCATCATCGTGTTGATATAAATTGACACGAAAAACGTCAGATTTTTAGTGTTTCCacgaaaaactaaaaaaaatagtaTATGAAGATTTTGCCATGGGTTGTTAAACAAAATTTGCCATGGTCTATATAATATATTTAACATGGATACACACAAAAATAGTTGTCGCTGGTCTAAGCATTATATTTGTGACAAAATTAAGATACATTGGCATGGTCTATACATCTCTTGCTGCCGCGGCTCGTCCGCTGTCTTTTATGTTTTTTCTAGGCTTGTTGAGCTTTGCTCTCAGCGGAACCCCCGCTGATACGCTTTAAAAAGGTTCTTGTTCTATATATTTCTTTTCTAGTCTTTCTCTTTTGATGTCGCACAGTTGAAACCAAGAAATATCTGTTACGTTCCTGATGTTTTCGAACACTTTCAATAAAACTCTCTCGTAGGAGTATTTTAACAATGTTTTCGGTAATATTTGTAGATACTACTCGAACTGTTCCTTTTTTATTCATGTTCGCATTTCTTATAGAGGTTAGTAAATCAACAATAGTATCCTTGCTTTATGTCGTGCTGCTATTGTGTGTGTGGGTGTGGACCTTGTTGTACCATGTGGCTGTGGTGGTTTGctatatttataaagcggggcgaatgcCTTTTCGGTAAATAGATTTGTCATGGCAAAAATTAGCTCTATCAAGGCAAGTGCCACATATGTGAAACTGCCAATCTATAAATGAAGAATTTCTTTTGCCATGAATTGTCATCGTCTATATAGCAGATTTGCCATGGACACTTAAAAAAGAGTTGCCACTAGTTTGACATTGTTATTTAAGTCTATAATTAacaaaaattaccatgctattgaaTTGGCCATGGCAAAAAACACAACTTAAAAAAAAACATGGTATGTGC
It contains:
- the LOC119335391 gene encoding probable glycosyltransferase 4, whose product is MAEEQRAAAERRARRKLLFAVPIIPIVLFIVGSCALFLFAADLPRIRIEYACLNGARDAPPTNSKEPPEAVVVQTVRGEEEQRLRQLSDRPYSLGPNVADYDARRAAWLAAHPGFPAMVAPGRPRVLVVTGSSPRRCTEAEGDHVLLRAFKNKADYCRVHGLDIFYSNAVLDGEMTGFWTKLPLLRALMVAHPEAELLWWVDSDAVFTDMLFEPPWGRYAGHNMVLHGWDGEVYGARNWLGANTGSFVLRNCRWSLDLLDTWARMGPRGPVRDRYGRVFAEALSNRAAWEADDQSALVYLLATERGRWGEKVFLESAYHLHGFWEEIVGRYEEMRSRWRPGLGDHRWPLVTHFVGCKPCGEPGATYDAVACREGMERALNFADDQILGLYGFQHESLGTTAVRRVRNDTGRPLDDDDEEIGRLLHPEFRAAKEK